In Janthinobacterium rivuli, a single genomic region encodes these proteins:
- a CDS encoding response regulator, which yields MLPDNNSDALILNVDDSDGARYAKSRILKRAGFKVIEASNGGDALLRARQDRPNLILLDVKLPDINGLEVCRQLKGGAETNTILVLQTSASCIGSADKIRALDGGADNYLVEPIEADELIANVKALLRLGRVERALRDVDRRKDEFLATLAHELRNPLGPIRTALALLCKLDPVVPAVQDNARRTIGRHTDHLVRLVDDLLDVSRISQGKISLQWESVSLASVIRSALETSSHSVEARGHALDVNLPKEELWVCGDAVRLSQIVANLLLNAAKFTAPGGRIAITAAREGDNVRIRLSDNGIGIAAANIDSIFGLFEQSGHSPDRVQDGLGIGLSLVRNLVTLHGGQVSVHSPGVGLGSTFEVILPLDANLPQPAAPVPEAATGGSQRILVVDDNCDAADTLAELLEMYGHTVRTAYTGTQATERTLEFKPDIVFLDIGLPDMSGYDVAVKMRQLPIPQQFLLVALTGYGQEHDRQAALASGFNEHFAKPVDFGKLAMLGLHIAP from the coding sequence ATGCTACCGGATAACAACAGCGATGCTCTGATCCTGAACGTCGATGACAGCGATGGCGCACGCTACGCCAAGTCGCGCATCCTCAAACGCGCCGGCTTCAAGGTCATCGAAGCCTCGAACGGAGGCGACGCGCTGCTGCGCGCCCGCCAGGACCGCCCGAACCTGATCCTCCTCGACGTCAAGCTGCCCGACATCAACGGCCTGGAAGTGTGCCGCCAATTGAAGGGCGGCGCCGAGACCAACACCATCCTGGTGCTGCAGACGTCCGCTTCCTGCATCGGCTCGGCCGACAAGATCCGCGCCCTCGATGGCGGCGCCGACAACTACCTGGTCGAGCCGATCGAGGCCGATGAACTGATCGCCAACGTCAAGGCGCTGCTGCGCCTGGGCCGCGTGGAGCGCGCGCTGCGCGACGTGGACCGCCGCAAGGATGAATTCCTGGCCACCCTGGCGCACGAATTGCGCAACCCGCTGGGCCCCATCCGCACGGCGCTGGCCCTGCTGTGCAAGCTCGACCCCGTCGTGCCGGCCGTGCAGGACAATGCGCGCCGCACCATCGGCCGCCACACGGACCACCTGGTGCGCCTGGTGGACGACCTGCTTGACGTGTCGCGCATCTCGCAGGGCAAGATCTCGCTGCAATGGGAAAGCGTGAGCCTGGCCAGCGTCATCCGCAGCGCGCTGGAGACGAGTTCGCACAGCGTCGAAGCGCGCGGCCATGCGCTGGACGTGAACCTGCCCAAGGAAGAACTGTGGGTCTGCGGCGACGCCGTGCGCCTGTCGCAGATCGTCGCCAACCTGCTGCTCAACGCGGCCAAGTTCACGGCGCCGGGCGGGCGCATCGCCATCACCGCCGCGCGCGAAGGCGACAATGTGCGCATCCGCCTCAGCGACAACGGCATCGGCATCGCCGCCGCCAATATCGACAGCATCTTCGGCCTGTTCGAGCAAAGCGGCCACTCGCCCGACCGGGTGCAGGACGGCCTGGGCATCGGCCTGTCGCTGGTGCGCAATCTGGTGACCTTGCACGGCGGCCAGGTCAGCGTGCACAGCCCCGGCGTGGGACTGGGCAGCACCTTCGAAGTCATCCTGCCGCTCGACGCCAACCTGCCGCAGCCGGCCGCGCCGGTGCCGGAAGCGGCCACCGGCGGCAGCCAGCGCATCCTCGTCGTCGACGACAACTGCGATGCGGCCGACACCCTGGCCGAACTGCTGGAAATGTACGGCCACACGGTGCGCACGGCCTACACGGGCACGCAAGCGACCGAGCGCACCCTGGAATTCAAGCCCGACATCGTCTTTCTCGACATCGGCCTGCCCGACATGAGCGGCTACGACGTGGCCGTCAAAATGCGCCAGCTGCCGATACCGCAGCAATTCCTGCTCGTCGCGCTGACCGGCTATGGCCAGGAACACGACCGGCAGGCGGCCCTGGCGTCGGGTTTCAATGAACACTTTGCCAAACCCGTCGATTTCGGCAAGCTGGCCATGCTGGGATTGCATATCGCGCCCTGA
- a CDS encoding metallophosphoesterase → MKTRTPLLRITMILGALHALLGWLLLPALPVGLAGWLLGGAVLLASTMLMPMTIFARAVTNDARLADRLSWAGSLCMGFFSSLFVLTVLRELTLLIPAARPHAQASAVLVLLLALLATIVGFINARKVARVREVTVPIAGLPAALQGLTIVQLSDIHVGATIKRAYVEAIVARANGLRADIIAITGDVVDGTVAQLGSHTAPLGELRARHGVFLVTGNHEYYSGAAPWVAEFRRLGLRVLMNEHAVLEHDGARLALAGVTDFNAGSFDPAQKSDPQAAIAGAPADLPRILLAHQPRSAPEAEAAGYDLQLSGHTHGGQFWPWNLFVPLQQPYVAGLHRQGRLWIYVSRGTGYWGPPKRIGAPAEITRLRLVAA, encoded by the coding sequence ATGAAAACCCGCACGCCGCTGCTGCGCATCACCATGATACTGGGCGCCCTGCACGCCCTGCTCGGCTGGCTGCTGCTGCCGGCCCTGCCCGTCGGCCTGGCCGGCTGGCTGCTGGGCGGCGCCGTCTTGCTGGCCTCGACCATGCTCATGCCGATGACCATCTTCGCCCGCGCCGTCACCAACGATGCGCGCCTGGCCGACCGCCTGAGCTGGGCCGGCTCGCTGTGCATGGGCTTTTTTTCCTCGCTGTTCGTGCTCACCGTGCTGCGCGAACTCACCCTGCTGATTCCCGCCGCCCGCCCGCACGCGCAGGCGTCCGCCGTGCTGGTCCTGCTTCTGGCCCTGCTGGCCACCATCGTCGGCTTCATCAACGCCCGCAAGGTGGCGCGCGTGCGCGAAGTGACGGTGCCCATCGCCGGCCTGCCGGCCGCCTTGCAGGGCTTGACCATCGTGCAACTGAGCGACATCCACGTGGGCGCCACCATCAAGCGCGCCTACGTGGAAGCCATCGTCGCGCGCGCCAACGGCCTGCGGGCCGACATCATCGCCATCACGGGCGACGTGGTCGATGGCACGGTGGCGCAACTGGGCAGCCATACGGCGCCACTGGGCGAGCTGCGCGCGCGCCATGGCGTCTTCCTCGTGACGGGCAACCACGAATACTATTCAGGTGCAGCACCGTGGGTGGCGGAGTTCCGCCGCCTGGGCTTGCGCGTGCTGATGAACGAACATGCGGTGCTCGAACACGACGGCGCGCGCCTGGCCCTGGCCGGCGTCACCGATTTCAATGCGGGCAGTTTCGACCCGGCCCAGAAAAGCGACCCGCAAGCGGCCATCGCCGGCGCACCGGCCGATCTCCCCCGCATCCTGCTGGCGCACCAGCCGCGCAGCGCGCCCGAGGCCGAAGCGGCAGGCTACGACCTGCAATTGTCGGGCCACACGCACGGCGGCCAGTTCTGGCCATGGAATCTGTTCGTGCCGCTGCAGCAGCCCTACGTGGCGGGACTGCACCGGCAAGGCCGCTTGTGGATTTACGTCAGCCGCGGCACGGGTTACTGGGGCCCGCCGAAACGCATCGGCGCGCCGGCGGAAATCACGAGACTGAGGCTGGTGGCAGCGTAA
- a CDS encoding DUF4303 domain-containing protein encodes MPDNYSLFYTFDHDQPARFQEVRVFGATVWTAAGAAMTWGEETRTQYASVAEAQAAYLAHCDAAVAGGHILARAMLIDPAVFDFALLHTLVADAARRAVAAVRRAHPDQHIDAFALVSDDSAMTIGPAANSREALAASEYGEEMLWNPAEWAFEDGVAYFDSAYRLLLQAHRDLPFGVDFSTFRSGVFEACIAALAQLDGEGCFGVGVQRDDFVLLFEVSDSDAVEGAMARLNPPAVLARFEAWMASWEE; translated from the coding sequence ATGCCTGACAATTACAGCCTGTTTTATACCTTCGACCATGACCAGCCGGCCCGCTTCCAGGAAGTGCGCGTCTTCGGCGCCACCGTGTGGACGGCCGCCGGTGCGGCCATGACCTGGGGCGAGGAGACGCGCACGCAGTACGCGAGCGTAGCCGAAGCGCAGGCCGCCTATCTGGCCCATTGCGACGCGGCTGTCGCCGGTGGCCATATCCTGGCGCGCGCCATGCTCATCGACCCTGCCGTTTTCGATTTCGCGCTGCTGCACACGCTGGTGGCGGACGCCGCGCGCCGGGCTGTCGCTGCCGTGCGCCGTGCGCATCCCGATCAGCACATCGACGCTTTCGCGCTGGTCAGCGACGACAGCGCCATGACCATCGGCCCGGCGGCCAACAGCCGCGAAGCGCTGGCCGCCTCGGAATACGGCGAAGAGATGTTGTGGAATCCGGCCGAATGGGCGTTTGAGGATGGGGTCGCGTATTTCGACAGCGCCTACCGTTTGCTGCTGCAGGCGCACCGCGACTTGCCGTTCGGCGTCGATTTCAGCACTTTTCGCAGCGGCGTGTTCGAGGCCTGCATCGCGGCGCTGGCGCAGCTCGATGGCGAAGGCTGTTTTGGCGTGGGAGTGCAGCGTGACGATTTCGTGCTGCTGTTCGAGGTCAGCGACAGCGACGCGGTGGAAGGTGCGATGGCACGATTGAATCCGCCGGCCGTGCTGGCGCGTTTCGAGGCGTGGATGGCCAGCTGGGAGGAGTGA
- a CDS encoding LysR family transcriptional regulator: MEALNHLQSFVLSAELGSFSAAARRLGLTPAAVSKNVARLEASLGLRLFQRSTRRLTLTEGGERFLQQIGGALSTLREAIAGVAEEGGQPAGILKISMAPSFGRSYVVPLLGDFIARYPGVIPDCHFDNRQVDLIGEGFDVAIGGGIELTPGVVARELGHAHIVATASPAFMQGKAMPVHPSDLAQFDGVTRRSAGSGRLRSWILRDGSGGEGVAECRPRAIFDDPEAMAQAAILGVGVALLPMPHALAHLRSGALVRLLPGWHADSGPLSVYYPSKKLLPAKTRVFVDFLLEQFRQRDFAAQIRPD; this comes from the coding sequence ATGGAAGCCCTCAATCACTTGCAATCGTTCGTGCTGTCTGCCGAGCTGGGCAGCTTTTCCGCGGCCGCGCGCCGCCTGGGGCTGACGCCTGCTGCCGTCAGCAAGAACGTGGCGCGCCTGGAAGCGAGCCTGGGGTTGCGGCTGTTCCAGCGCAGCACGCGCCGCCTGACCCTGACGGAAGGGGGCGAGCGCTTCCTGCAGCAGATCGGCGGCGCCCTGTCCACCTTGCGCGAAGCGATCGCCGGCGTGGCCGAAGAGGGCGGCCAGCCGGCCGGCATCCTGAAAATCAGCATGGCGCCGTCGTTCGGGCGCAGCTACGTGGTGCCCTTGCTGGGCGACTTCATCGCGCGTTACCCCGGCGTCATCCCCGACTGCCATTTCGACAACCGGCAAGTGGACCTGATCGGCGAAGGCTTTGATGTCGCCATCGGCGGCGGCATCGAATTGACGCCGGGCGTGGTGGCGCGCGAACTGGGCCACGCCCACATCGTCGCCACGGCGTCGCCCGCCTTCATGCAGGGCAAGGCCATGCCCGTGCATCCGTCGGATCTGGCCCAATTCGATGGCGTGACGCGCCGCTCGGCTGGCAGCGGCAGATTGCGCAGCTGGATACTGCGCGACGGTTCCGGCGGCGAAGGCGTGGCCGAATGCCGGCCGCGCGCCATCTTCGACGACCCGGAAGCGATGGCGCAGGCAGCCATCCTCGGCGTCGGCGTGGCGCTGCTGCCCATGCCGCACGCGCTGGCCCACTTGCGCAGCGGCGCCCTGGTCCGCTTGCTGCCCGGCTGGCATGCCGATTCCGGCCCCCTGTCCGTGTACTATCCGAGCAAGAAACTGCTGCCCGCGAAGACGCGCGTGTTCGTCGATTTCTTGCTGGAGCAATTCCGCCAGCGCGATTTCGCCGCGCAGATACGGCCCGATTAA
- a CDS encoding SDR family oxidoreductase, whose product MQTPASTSTTLPLQDKIAFVTGGSRGIGAAIVRRLASQGANVVFTYQSSAAEAQALAAKVEAAGGKALGVQADAADASALTAAIAKVAAQFGRVDILVNNAGVFLPGAIDDFSLEDFDKTLNVNVRAVFVAIKAAVAHMPTGGRIINIGSTNAHRMPFGGAAAYAMSKSALSGLTQGLSRDLGPRGITINNVEPGPVATDMNPPTGDFADLMHGLMALPRHGTADEIAGMVAYLASAEAAFVTGTGLKIDGGFAA is encoded by the coding sequence ATGCAAACCCCAGCCAGCACCAGCACCACCTTGCCACTGCAAGACAAGATCGCCTTTGTGACGGGCGGCTCGCGCGGCATCGGCGCCGCCATCGTGCGCCGCCTTGCCAGCCAGGGCGCCAACGTCGTCTTCACCTATCAAAGTTCCGCCGCCGAAGCGCAGGCGCTGGCCGCCAAAGTGGAGGCGGCCGGCGGCAAGGCCCTGGGCGTGCAGGCCGATGCGGCCGACGCCTCCGCCCTGACGGCCGCCATCGCCAAGGTGGCGGCGCAGTTCGGCCGTGTCGACATCCTCGTCAACAATGCGGGCGTGTTCCTGCCCGGCGCCATCGATGATTTTTCGCTGGAAGACTTCGACAAGACCTTGAACGTCAACGTGCGCGCCGTGTTCGTGGCCATCAAGGCGGCCGTGGCGCACATGCCAACGGGCGGGCGCATCATCAACATCGGCAGCACGAATGCGCACCGCATGCCGTTCGGCGGCGCGGCCGCCTACGCCATGAGCAAATCGGCGCTGAGCGGCCTGACGCAAGGCCTGTCGCGCGACCTTGGCCCACGCGGCATCACCATCAACAACGTGGAACCTGGCCCCGTCGCCACGGACATGAATCCGCCGACGGGCGACTTCGCCGACCTGATGCACGGCCTGATGGCCCTGCCCCGCCACGGCACGGCCGATGAAATCGCCGGCATGGTTGCCTATCTGGCCAGCGCGGAAGCGGCGTTCGTCACGGGCACGGGACTGAAGATCGATGGCGGTTTTGCCGCCTGA
- a CDS encoding NAD(P)/FAD-dependent oxidoreductase — MHIPESPGIPFDAIIVGGSYAGLSAATQLARARRRVLVIDGGQRRNRYASHSHGFLTQDGSGTAAIAAEGKAQLMAYASVTWLDGMAVQAAANGDGDGFDVTLADGHVVHGRRLVLATGVIDELPPVDGLAERWGGSVFHCPYCHGYELEQGAIGVLATGALSMHHALMLPDWGTVTFFLNGAFEPDAAQLEQLEARGVTLVRTPVARIDGVADVVMTDGSCHAMAGLFVATRTRLASSLAGELGCLLEEGPMGPFVRTDEQKASSVPGVFCCGDAGRMAGSVAFAVADGAMAGVAAHRSLMFGLDQAAKPPSIFSPVPVTNAASALAR; from the coding sequence ATGCACATTCCTGAATCGCCTGGCATCCCGTTCGATGCCATCATCGTCGGCGGCAGCTACGCGGGCCTGTCCGCCGCCACGCAACTGGCGCGCGCCCGCCGCCGCGTCCTGGTGATCGACGGCGGCCAGCGCCGCAACCGCTACGCCAGCCATTCCCACGGTTTCCTGACCCAGGACGGCAGCGGCACGGCCGCCATCGCGGCCGAGGGCAAGGCGCAGTTGATGGCGTATGCCAGTGTCACCTGGCTGGATGGCATGGCCGTGCAAGCGGCGGCCAACGGCGATGGCGACGGCTTCGACGTCACCCTGGCGGATGGCCATGTCGTGCACGGCCGCCGCCTCGTGCTGGCCACTGGCGTGATCGATGAATTGCCGCCCGTCGATGGCCTGGCAGAGCGCTGGGGCGGCAGCGTTTTTCACTGCCCGTATTGCCACGGCTATGAACTGGAGCAGGGCGCCATCGGCGTGCTGGCCACCGGCGCCCTGTCCATGCACCATGCCTTGATGCTGCCCGACTGGGGCACGGTGACTTTTTTCCTGAATGGCGCGTTCGAGCCCGATGCGGCGCAGCTGGAACAACTCGAGGCGCGCGGTGTAACGCTGGTGCGCACGCCCGTGGCGCGGATCGACGGCGTGGCCGACGTGGTCATGACGGACGGCAGCTGCCACGCGATGGCCGGCCTGTTCGTGGCGACCCGCACCCGCCTGGCCAGTTCCCTGGCCGGTGAATTGGGCTGCTTGCTGGAAGAGGGACCCATGGGACCGTTCGTGCGCACCGACGAGCAAAAGGCCAGCAGCGTGCCTGGCGTCTTTTGCTGCGGTGACGCGGGCCGCATGGCGGGCAGCGTGGCGTTCGCGGTGGCCGATGGCGCCATGGCAGGCGTGGCGGCGCACCGTTCGCTGATGTTCGGACTCGATCAGGCGGCAAAACCGCCATCGATCTTCAGTCCCGTGCCCGTGACGAACGCCGCTTCCGCGCTGGCCAGATAG
- a CDS encoding RrF2 family transcriptional regulator, translating into MRRDSKLSSILHVLLHMAHAGRPMTSEELSGYLDTNPVLVRRVMAGLRERGYVASIKGHGGGWRIVCDLHKVTLQDIYVAVGSPTIFAMGNRVDQPGCLVEQVVNQSLAGAFDEAEALLIQRFGAVTLADLADRFSQQYAIHKGAPHAHS; encoded by the coding sequence ATGAGACGCGACAGCAAACTATCATCGATCCTCCATGTGCTGCTGCACATGGCCCATGCGGGACGCCCGATGACGTCCGAAGAACTCTCCGGCTACCTGGACACCAACCCCGTGCTGGTGCGGCGCGTGATGGCCGGCTTGCGCGAGCGCGGCTACGTGGCATCCATCAAGGGGCATGGCGGCGGCTGGCGCATCGTCTGCGACCTGCACAAGGTGACCCTGCAAGACATATACGTGGCCGTGGGTTCGCCCACCATTTTCGCCATGGGCAACCGCGTCGACCAGCCGGGTTGCCTGGTCGAGCAAGTGGTCAACCAGTCGCTGGCCGGCGCCTTCGATGAAGCCGAGGCGCTGCTGATCCAGCGCTTTGGCGCCGTCACCCTGGCCGACCTGGCCGACCGTTTCAGCCAACAATACGCCATTCACAAAGGAGCTCCACATGCACATTCCTGA
- a CDS encoding cytochrome c — protein sequence MMAIFRTAAGAALLSLVALPVLAAQAPGADVQSIERGRYLATAGDCIACHSVPGGKPMAGGLALATPLGAIVATNITPSKTHGIGNYTLAQFSAAVRHGVRADGAHLYPAMPYTAYAKVTDDDTAALYTYFMHGVEAVDTAPSQKTDLPFPFNIRLSMAGWNLLFLDKKPFVADASKSMEWNRGAYLAQGLAHCSTCHTPRNALMAEQLSQDLGGADLGTWYAPNITSDVNSGVGGWSQQELAGYLRTGRAASKAQAAGPMAEAIDHSLKHLSDADLNAIAHYLKSVPAIRDKADVKPVTQWGQAGDELNAIRGVPLPQNLNRMSGAQLYDAQCASCHQARGEGSFDGSLPPLFHNSVTGRSNSNNLVMAILDGVERQDGGSGHLMPAFRQTLSDEQIVTLGNYVQQMYGNPAVKVTAEQVTTLRNGGAPSNLIGLARAGIIVGVLLLGLLLWWRGRRRKETSAV from the coding sequence ATGATGGCGATCTTCAGAACGGCGGCCGGCGCCGCCTTGCTGTCCCTCGTGGCCTTGCCGGTGCTGGCGGCGCAAGCGCCGGGCGCTGACGTGCAATCGATCGAACGTGGCCGCTACCTGGCCACGGCGGGCGACTGCATCGCCTGCCATAGCGTGCCTGGCGGCAAACCGATGGCGGGCGGCCTGGCCCTGGCCACGCCGCTGGGGGCCATCGTCGCCACCAACATCACGCCGTCAAAAACGCATGGCATCGGGAACTACACCTTGGCGCAGTTTTCCGCCGCCGTGCGCCATGGCGTGCGTGCCGACGGCGCGCACCTGTATCCGGCCATGCCCTACACGGCCTACGCCAAGGTGACGGACGACGACACGGCCGCCCTGTACACCTACTTCATGCATGGCGTGGAGGCGGTGGACACGGCGCCTTCGCAAAAGACGGACTTGCCGTTCCCTTTCAATATCCGTCTGTCGATGGCGGGCTGGAACCTGCTCTTCCTCGATAAAAAACCCTTCGTGGCCGATGCGTCGAAAAGCATGGAGTGGAACCGCGGCGCCTATCTGGCGCAGGGCCTGGCCCACTGCAGCACCTGCCACACGCCGCGCAATGCGCTGATGGCAGAGCAGCTGTCGCAGGACCTGGGCGGCGCGGACCTGGGCACGTGGTACGCGCCGAACATCACGTCGGACGTCAACAGCGGCGTGGGCGGCTGGAGCCAGCAGGAACTGGCCGGCTACCTGCGCACGGGCCGCGCAGCCAGCAAGGCGCAGGCGGCAGGGCCGATGGCCGAAGCCATCGACCATAGCCTCAAGCACCTGAGCGACGCGGACTTGAACGCCATCGCGCACTATCTCAAGAGTGTACCCGCCATCCGCGACAAGGCGGACGTGAAACCGGTGACGCAATGGGGCCAGGCGGGCGACGAGTTGAACGCCATCCGCGGTGTGCCGCTGCCGCAAAACCTGAACAGGATGTCGGGTGCGCAGCTGTACGATGCGCAGTGCGCCAGCTGCCACCAGGCCAGGGGCGAGGGCAGTTTCGACGGCAGCTTGCCACCGCTGTTCCACAATTCGGTGACGGGCCGCAGCAACAGCAATAACCTGGTGATGGCGATACTCGATGGTGTCGAGCGCCAGGATGGTGGCAGTGGACACCTGATGCCCGCCTTCCGCCAGACCCTGTCGGACGAGCAGATCGTCACCCTCGGCAATTACGTGCAGCAGATGTACGGCAACCCCGCTGTCAAGGTCACGGCGGAGCAGGTGACGACCCTGCGCAATGGCGGTGCGCCGTCCAACCTGATCGGCCTGGCCCGCGCGGGCATCATCGTCGGCGTGCTGCTGCTGGGCTTGCTGCTGTGGTGGCGGGGACGGCGGCGCAAGGAAACATCAGCAGTGTAA
- a CDS encoding GMC family oxidoreductase — MAEQYTADYIVIGSGIIGSLVARKLALAGAKVQILEAGPRVTRGEIVGRFRNSTRRSDLMSPYPSVPTAPHPIYQPKDSGYLVQAGPYPYPAEYIRQFGGTSWHWAAQAWRNVPNDFRIHTLYGVGVDWPISYADLEPFYQEAEDIMGVSGADNTGSPRKQAFPMEPVTEPFAMRRIRERLDPVYKVVGNTVARNSVSYDGRPACCGNNSCQPICPIDAQYHGGIAALQAEEAGVQILCNANVYKLEHDAQGRITAALYYDVDKKSHRVTAKTFVLAANGIESPRLLLLSASEKYPNGLANSSDMVGRNLMDHPSTSLTFDADEDLWLGRGPQSPNSINTMRDGDFRSEHSPYRLDFTNISRVDGATKDLISKGVFGEEFEQQLRFRSAREMSLKTVLEVLPNPENRITLSEEKDSMGIPKPQAHYAIDEYTKRGHERAKQDFERIAKLMGGTNLRHSKEGVFANNQHICGTLSMGSDPAKAVCDQWGRTFDHANLFLCSTGVLPTSGTCNSTENGLAVALRTVKHILDEQQGGTA; from the coding sequence ATGGCTGAACAATACACTGCCGATTACATTGTGATCGGCTCCGGCATCATCGGTTCCCTGGTCGCGCGCAAGCTGGCGCTGGCTGGCGCCAAGGTGCAGATACTGGAAGCGGGACCGCGCGTGACGCGCGGCGAGATCGTCGGCCGCTTCCGCAATTCCACGCGCCGCAGCGACTTGATGTCGCCGTACCCGTCGGTGCCGACCGCGCCGCACCCGATTTACCAGCCCAAGGACAGCGGCTACCTGGTGCAGGCCGGTCCGTATCCGTACCCGGCCGAATACATCCGCCAGTTTGGCGGCACCTCGTGGCACTGGGCCGCGCAAGCGTGGCGCAACGTGCCGAACGACTTCCGCATCCATACCCTGTATGGCGTGGGCGTCGACTGGCCGATCAGCTATGCAGACCTGGAGCCGTTCTACCAGGAAGCGGAAGACATCATGGGCGTCTCGGGCGCCGACAATACGGGTTCGCCGCGCAAGCAGGCCTTCCCGATGGAACCCGTGACGGAACCGTTTGCCATGCGCCGCATCCGCGAGCGCCTCGACCCCGTCTACAAGGTGGTCGGCAATACGGTGGCGCGCAACAGCGTCAGCTACGATGGCCGTCCGGCCTGCTGCGGCAATAACAGCTGCCAGCCGATCTGCCCCATCGACGCGCAATACCACGGCGGCATCGCCGCGCTGCAGGCTGAGGAAGCCGGCGTCCAAATCCTGTGCAATGCCAACGTCTACAAGCTGGAGCACGACGCGCAGGGCCGCATCACGGCCGCGCTGTACTACGACGTCGACAAAAAAAGCCACCGCGTGACGGCCAAGACGTTTGTTTTGGCCGCCAACGGCATCGAAAGCCCGCGCCTGCTGTTGCTGTCCGCCTCGGAAAAGTATCCGAACGGCCTGGCCAACAGCAGCGACATGGTGGGCCGCAACCTGATGGACCACCCGAGCACTTCGCTCACCTTCGACGCCGATGAAGACCTGTGGCTGGGCCGTGGTCCGCAAAGTCCCAACTCCATCAACACCATGCGCGATGGCGACTTCCGCAGCGAGCATTCGCCGTATCGCCTCGATTTCACGAACATCTCGAGAGTCGACGGCGCCACCAAGGATCTGATCAGCAAGGGCGTGTTCGGCGAAGAATTCGAACAGCAGCTGCGTTTCCGCTCGGCGCGCGAAATGAGCTTGAAGACGGTGCTTGAAGTGCTGCCAAATCCTGAAAACCGCATCACGCTGAGCGAAGAAAAGGACAGCATGGGCATTCCCAAGCCCCAGGCGCATTACGCGATCGATGAATACACCAAGCGCGGCCACGAGCGGGCGAAGCAGGATTTCGAACGCATCGCCAAGCTGATGGGCGGCACCAATCTGCGCCACAGCAAAGAAGGCGTATTTGCCAACAACCAGCACATCTGCGGCACCTTGTCGATGGGTTCCGACCCGGCCAAGGCCGTGTGCGACCAGTGGGGCCGCACGTTCGACCACGCCAACCTGTTCCTGTGCAGCACCGGCGTGCTGCCCACGTCCGGCACCTGCAATTCGACGGAAAACGGCCTGGCCGTGGCGCTGCGCACCGTCAAGCACATCCTCGACGAACAACAGGGAGGCACGGCATGA
- a CDS encoding sorbitol dehydrogenase family protein, with amino-acid sequence MDATYNKEGRGPLNPGRRMVLAGLLSVSAAALIPWALAEPVANAEEGAFLAVSAVLVGRQALDPDLAQRLYKALVAQDAAFPAHVRTLLALINAQGLKSAGMQAALDAAQSPVAALPRQIASAWYLGIVGTGEAAVCVAYEEALNAAVVADVLVPPSYSYGAYGSWARKPI; translated from the coding sequence TTGGACGCTACATATAACAAGGAGGGCCGCGGCCCCCTGAATCCCGGCCGCCGCATGGTGCTGGCCGGCTTGCTGTCGGTGTCTGCCGCGGCGCTGATTCCCTGGGCGCTGGCCGAGCCGGTCGCCAATGCGGAAGAGGGCGCTTTCCTGGCCGTATCCGCCGTGCTGGTGGGCCGCCAGGCACTCGATCCGGATCTGGCCCAGCGCCTGTACAAGGCGCTGGTGGCGCAGGATGCCGCCTTTCCCGCGCACGTGCGCACCCTGCTGGCGCTGATCAACGCGCAAGGACTGAAGAGCGCAGGCATGCAAGCCGCGCTCGATGCGGCGCAGTCGCCGGTGGCCGCCTTGCCGCGCCAGATCGCCAGCGCCTGGTACCTGGGCATCGTCGGCACGGGCGAGGCGGCGGTTTGCGTCGCTTATGAAGAAGCGCTGAACGCAGCCGTCGTCGCCGATGTGCTGGTCCCCCCTTCGTATTCCTACGGCGCCTACGGCAGCTGGGCCAGAAAACCAATCTAA